The genomic interval TTAGAAAACATCGCCGGTTTTCTTTTTGACGCCTTCTCTCTTATGCGAGTAAGGTGCGCCGTCCCTTTTCCTAATGAACATTCACGAATACCAAGCCAAAGAATTGATGGAAAAATTCGGCGTGGCGACCCCGCAAGGAAAAGTCGCCTCCACTCCTGCCGAAGCCGAAGCCGCCGCCGAATCCCTGGGCGGCAAAAACCTGGTCGTCAAATCCCAGATTCACGCCGGGGGCCGCGGGAAGGGGACCTTCAAGAACGGCTATAAGGGCGGCGTCCACTTGGTGGGCAGCTCCAAGGAAGCCGGCGAAGTCGCCGGGAAGATGCTGGGCCAGACCCTCGTCACCGTGCAGACGGGCGAGGCGGGCCGCCTCGTCCGCAAAGTCCTCATCGCCCAGTCGAAGGAAATCGCCCGGGAACTTTACTTCGCCATCGTCATGGACCGCGGCGTCTCCGGCCCCGTCGTCATCGCCAGCACGCAAGGGCGGCGTGAACATCGAGGAAGTCGCCGAGAAAAACCCCGAGCTGCTCGTGAAAGAGCCGGTCGACCCGCTCCTGGGCCTCCAGCCCTACCAGGCCCGCAAGCTGGCCAAGGCCCTCGCCTTCAAGGGCAAGTCGGTCAAGGCCGCCTGCGCCATCTTCCACAGCCTCTACAACCTCTTCCTGGAATCGGACTGCTCCCTCCTGGAAATCAACCCCCTGATCGAAACGCCGGAAGGCGAGGTGCTGGCCCTCGACGCGAAGTTCAACTTCGACGACAACGCCCTCTTCCGCCACCCCGACATCGTCGCCTACCGCGACGTGGAGGAGGAAGACCCGCGCGAGGTCGAGGCCTCCAAGTTCAACCTCAACTACGTCGGCCTGGACGGGAACATCGCCTGCATGGTCAACGGCGCGGGCCTGGCGATGGCCACCATGGACATCATCAAGTTCTACGGCGGCGAGCCGGCCAACTTCCTGGACGTCGGCGGCGGCGCCAGCGAGCAGCAGGTCACGGAGGCCTTCAAGAT from Verrucomicrobium sp. carries:
- the sucC gene encoding ADP-forming succinate--CoA ligase subunit beta, which translates into the protein MNIEEVAEKNPELLVKEPVDPLLGLQPYQARKLAKALAFKGKSVKAACAIFHSLYNLFLESDCSLLEINPLIETPEGEVLALDAKFNFDDNALFRHPDIVAYRDVEEEDPREVEASKFNLNYVGLDGNIACMVNGAGLAMATMDIIKFYGGEPANFLDVGGGASEQQVTEAFKILVADKNVKAILVNIFGGIMKCDVIAQGIINAAKVTGLQIPLVVRLEGTNVALGKELLEKSGLAITTADNLGQAAQKAVAAVK